The Faecalibacterium prausnitzii genome includes a window with the following:
- a CDS encoding SPFH domain-containing protein, whose protein sequence is MGLVKAAMNAASGVMADQWKEFFYCDALPAEVLAVKGQKRTDRRSANKHGNENIISDGSVVAVAEGQCALIVEQGKVVELCAEPGEYTYSTGTQPSLLSGGLKDIDGVFAEMGKRFGFGGQAAADQRIYYINTKELVGNKYGTPNPVPFRVVDQRAGIDLDIAIRCFGEYSYRIVNPILFYTNVCGNVENAYTRDALDGQLKTELMTALQPAFARISEQGIRYSSLPAHTTELADALNQALSAKWSKLRGIEIVSLGVSGVKASEEDEQMIKDLQRSAAFMDPTRAAAHLVGAQAAAMQAAASNTAAGPAMAFMGVNQAAAAGGVNAQTLYQMGAQQPAPPAAPASGWACSCGQSGNTGKFCTACGKPRPEAPTVWVCSCGAKNSGKFCSECGKPKPAGKCPNCGFTPADPAHPPKFCPECGSPFGA, encoded by the coding sequence ATGGGTCTTGTAAAAGCTGCAATGAACGCGGCCTCCGGCGTGATGGCCGACCAGTGGAAAGAGTTTTTCTATTGCGATGCCCTCCCGGCCGAAGTGCTGGCCGTCAAGGGGCAGAAGCGCACCGACCGTCGCTCTGCCAACAAGCACGGCAATGAGAACATCATCTCCGACGGCTCCGTCGTGGCCGTGGCGGAGGGCCAGTGCGCCCTGATCGTGGAGCAGGGCAAGGTGGTAGAGCTGTGCGCCGAGCCGGGCGAATACACCTACAGCACCGGCACCCAGCCCTCCCTGCTCAGCGGCGGGCTGAAGGACATCGACGGCGTCTTTGCCGAGATGGGCAAGCGGTTCGGCTTTGGCGGGCAGGCCGCCGCCGACCAGCGCATCTACTACATCAACACCAAGGAGCTGGTGGGCAACAAGTACGGCACCCCCAACCCGGTGCCCTTCCGGGTGGTGGACCAGCGCGCCGGCATCGACCTCGACATCGCCATCCGCTGCTTTGGCGAGTACAGCTACCGCATCGTCAACCCCATCCTGTTTTACACCAACGTCTGCGGAAATGTGGAAAACGCCTACACCCGCGACGCGCTGGACGGCCAGCTCAAGACCGAGCTGATGACCGCCCTGCAGCCTGCTTTTGCCCGCATCAGCGAGCAGGGCATCCGCTACTCCTCCCTGCCCGCCCACACCACCGAGCTGGCCGATGCCCTCAACCAGGCCCTCAGCGCCAAGTGGAGCAAGCTGCGCGGCATCGAGATCGTCTCGCTGGGCGTGTCCGGCGTCAAGGCCAGCGAAGAAGACGAACAGATGATCAAGGACCTGCAGCGCAGTGCCGCCTTCATGGACCCCACCCGCGCAGCCGCTCATCTGGTGGGCGCACAGGCCGCTGCCATGCAGGCGGCTGCTTCCAACACCGCCGCCGGCCCGGCCATGGCCTTCATGGGGGTCAATCAGGCGGCAGCAGCGGGCGGTGTCAACGCCCAGACCCTCTACCAGATGGGGGCCCAGCAGCCCGCTCCGCCGGCCGCCCCGGCTTCCGGCTGGGCCTGCTCCTGCGGCCAGAGCGGCAACACCGGCAAGTTCTGCACCGCCTGCGGCAAGCCCCGGCCCGAAGCGCCCACCGTCTGGGTGTGCAGCTGCGGCGCAAAGAACAGCGGCAAATTCTGTTCCGAGTGCGGCAAGCCGAAGCCCGCAGGCAAGTGCCCGAACTGCGGCTTCACCCCTGCCGACCCGGCCCACCCGCCGAAGTTCTGCCCGGAATGCGGCAGCCCCTTCGGCGCATGA
- the thiW gene encoding energy coupling factor transporter S component ThiW yields MKALSTKKLALAGMLCALAVVGSVFSFPIFGSKCAPVQHMVNILCAVLLGPYYGIGVAFVASLLRNLLGLGSLMAFPGSMFGALLCGIVYHKTEKLLPTLVGEVFGTSILGGLCAYPVAILLMGKSAGDIAFYAYIVPFLVSTAGGAVIAGVLLAALQRSGALRSMQTSLS; encoded by the coding sequence ATGAAAGCACTCTCTACGAAAAAGCTGGCTCTGGCCGGGATGCTCTGCGCCCTGGCCGTTGTGGGCAGCGTGTTCAGCTTCCCCATTTTTGGCAGCAAATGCGCCCCGGTGCAGCACATGGTCAACATCCTGTGCGCTGTGCTGCTGGGCCCCTACTACGGCATCGGCGTGGCCTTTGTGGCCTCGCTGCTGCGCAACCTGCTGGGTCTGGGCAGCCTGATGGCCTTCCCCGGCAGCATGTTCGGTGCCTTGCTGTGCGGCATCGTCTACCACAAGACCGAAAAGCTGCTGCCCACTCTGGTGGGTGAGGTGTTCGGCACCTCCATCCTGGGCGGGCTGTGCGCCTACCCGGTGGCCATCCTGCTGATGGGCAAGAGCGCGGGCGATATCGCATTCTATGCCTACATCGTGCCCTTCCTCGTCTCGACCGCAGGCGGTGCGGTCATTGCAGGTGTGCTGCTGGCCGCGCTGCAGCGCTCCGGCGCTCTGCGCTCCATGCAGACCAGCCTGAGCTGA
- the thiM gene encoding hydroxyethylthiazole kinase translates to MTAFGALFDRVRETSPLVHCISNLVSANDCANIVLAAGASPIMADDPEEVEEITALSRALCLSLGTPSPRKAEAMVKAGRTAARLGLPVVFDPVGVGASQFRQSIAAEVLREVPVTVLRCNASELQALSGLAQVSRGVDAGKTLPPEALRPLAEQFAAQHHCVAAVTGAEDIVTDGKTTHILRNGTPLLRRVTGAGCMLSVLTAAFVGANPDRPLAAAAAAVCAMGLCGETAAARLTGEEGTGTLRMYLMDAVSNLTGEQLDQGANDELYC, encoded by the coding sequence GTGACAGCGTTTGGAGCTCTTTTCGACCGGGTGCGGGAAACCTCGCCCCTCGTCCACTGCATCTCGAATCTCGTCAGCGCCAACGACTGCGCCAACATTGTGCTGGCGGCCGGGGCGTCGCCCATCATGGCGGATGACCCGGAGGAGGTGGAGGAGATCACGGCGCTGAGCCGGGCCCTCTGCCTGAGTCTGGGCACCCCGAGCCCCCGCAAAGCCGAGGCCATGGTCAAAGCGGGCCGCACCGCCGCCCGGCTGGGCCTGCCGGTGGTCTTTGACCCGGTGGGCGTGGGCGCATCGCAGTTCCGCCAGAGCATCGCGGCCGAGGTGCTGCGGGAAGTGCCCGTCACCGTGCTGCGGTGCAACGCCTCGGAGCTGCAGGCGCTGAGCGGGCTTGCGCAGGTCTCACGCGGGGTGGATGCCGGCAAGACCCTGCCGCCGGAGGCCCTGCGGCCGCTGGCTGAGCAGTTTGCCGCGCAGCACCACTGCGTCGCGGCAGTGACAGGGGCCGAGGACATCGTGACGGACGGGAAGACGACCCACATCCTCCGCAACGGCACTCCGCTGCTGCGGCGGGTGACCGGGGCGGGCTGTATGCTGTCGGTCCTGACGGCGGCTTTCGTGGGGGCCAACCCCGACCGCCCGCTGGCCGCGGCGGCGGCCGCCGTCTGTGCGATGGGCCTTTGCGGCGAGACTGCCGCTGCCCGCCTGACCGGCGAAGAGGGCACCGGAACGCTGCGCATGTATCTGATGGATGCCGTGTCCAACCTGACCGGCGAACAACTTGACCAAGGAGCAAACGATGAACTGTACTGCTGA
- the thiE gene encoding thiamine phosphate synthase yields the protein MNCTAEMLRLYAVTDRAWVGEQTLPQQVEAALKGGATCVQLREKDLGDAAILAEALEISALCKRYGVPFILNDNVALARQCGADGVHLGQEDMDPAEARRILGPEAIIGVSAHNVAEARAAVEAGADYLGCGAMFATATKTNVTALPKETLRDICAAVPIPVVAIGGIHKQNLLSLAHCGEAGVALVSAIFAAKDIEAECRELRALVEQL from the coding sequence ATGAACTGTACTGCTGAGATGTTGCGGCTCTATGCCGTGACCGACCGCGCCTGGGTGGGCGAACAGACCCTGCCCCAGCAGGTGGAAGCTGCCCTGAAGGGCGGAGCCACCTGTGTGCAGCTGCGGGAAAAAGATCTGGGCGACGCGGCCATTCTGGCAGAGGCGCTGGAGATCTCCGCCCTCTGCAAACGGTACGGTGTGCCGTTCATTCTGAACGACAACGTGGCGCTGGCCAGGCAGTGCGGGGCCGACGGTGTGCATCTGGGGCAGGAGGACATGGACCCTGCCGAAGCCCGGCGCATCCTTGGCCCGGAGGCCATCATCGGCGTGTCGGCCCACAATGTGGCCGAAGCCAGAGCCGCTGTGGAGGCCGGTGCGGACTATCTGGGCTGCGGGGCCATGTTTGCGACCGCCACCAAGACGAATGTGACCGCCCTGCCCAAAGAGACGCTGCGGGACATCTGCGCGGCGGTCCCCATCCCGGTGGTCGCCATCGGCGGCATCCATAAGCAGAATCTGCTCAGCCTCGCCCACTGCGGCGAAGCCGGTGTGGCGCTGGTCAGTGCCATCTTCGCGGCTAAGGATATCGAGGCTGAGTGCAGGGAATTGAGAGCATTGGTAGAACAGTTATAA